Proteins encoded within one genomic window of Oncorhynchus masou masou isolate Uvic2021 chromosome 1, UVic_Omas_1.1, whole genome shotgun sequence:
- the LOC135543519 gene encoding mucin-5AC-like: MILDVEVLDLRSYMGSAVVRPVGRICYGWGDPHYVTFDGTYYGFQGNCSYVLVKEILPKYNFSVVIDNYYCDAPDGLSCPQSLTIYYQSYKIFMTKKDVDGVFTCLIYVNQQRIIPAYETKDFRITDNGIETLLVIPAINAKVSFTGLMFSIYLPWDKFSGNTEGQCGSCDNNRTDDCRLQNGTIDSSCPDMAHQWHVASAHHHHQSRRQHNHQAAIHPFVISFKASK; encoded by the exons GTATCTGCTATGGTTGGGGAGACCCTCACTATGTCACCTTTGATGGAACATACTATGGCTTCCAAGGAAATTGTTCTTACGTCTTGGTCAAAGAAATCCTGCCAAAGTACAATTTCAGTGTGGTAATCGACAATTACTATTGTGATGCCCCAGATGGACTTTCCTGCCCTCAGTCTCTGACAATTTATTACCAATCTTACAAGATATTCATGACCAAGAAGGACGTTGATGGAGTTTTCACATGTCTG ATTTATGTAAACCAGCAACGCATCATCCCGGCATATGAGACCAAGGACTTCCGCATCACAGACAACGGAATTGAGACCCTTTTAGTCATACCAGCAATTAATGCCAAGGTGTCTTTCACTGGTCTTATGTTTAGCATATACCTGCCCTGGGACAAGTTCAGTGGCAACACTGAGGGACAGTGTG GTTCATGTGACAACAACCGGACAGATGACTGCCGCTTGCAAAATGGAACTATCGATTCATCTTGTCCAGACATGGCACACCAATGGCATGTTGCCAgtgcacaccaccaccaccagagcCGACGCCAACACAACCACCAGGCTGCGATCCACCCATTTGTCATCTCATTCAAAGCAAGTAAGTAG